In a single window of the Rhodamnia argentea isolate NSW1041297 chromosome 2, ASM2092103v1, whole genome shotgun sequence genome:
- the LOC115731948 gene encoding vacuolar protein sorting-associated protein 22 homolog 1, protein MRRRPGIGGLQTAAAARDQYRLLGENVAKIRTDLMKEQLATFRSQLEDFARKHKNDIRKNPAFRSQFHEMCAKVGVDPLASNKGFWAELLGIGDFYYEIGVQIVEICLAMRAQNGGLINLQELCSLLRQKRKGLREAVSEDDCLRAISKLKVLGSGFEVISVGKKKLVRSVPTELNKDHNEIIELAQAQGFVTVDELERRLSWTSGRAIDALETLLEEGFAMIDDGHRDGRRRYWFPCVSSISSLGGNDA, encoded by the exons atgAGGAGACGACCTGGAATCGGAGGCTTGCAAACGGCGGCAGCTGCTCGG GATCAATATCGATTGCTCGGAGAGAATGTCGCCAAGATCCGGACCGATCTCATGAAGGAGCAGCTCGCTACCTTCCGCTCCCAGCTCGAAGACTTCGCTCGCAAGCACAAG AATGACATTCGCAAGAATCCCGCTTTCAGGTCGCAGTTCCACGAGATGTGTGCAAAAGTTGGAGTTGATCCTTTAGCATCAAATAAAGGTTTTTGGGCTGAGCTACTAGGGATCGGTGACTTCTATTATGAAATTG GGGTGCAAATTGTCGAGATTTGCTTGGCAATGAGAGCCCAAAATGGAGGTTTGATCAACCTGCAGGAGCTCTGCAGTCTTCTTcgtcagaaaagaaaaggcttgAGGGAAGCTGTTTCTGAGGATGATTGCTTGCGTGCCATAAGTAAGCTGAAG GTGTTGGGTAGTGGTTTTGAGGTAATATCTGTTGGGAAGAAAAAGCTTGTTCGATCAGTTCCGACTGAGTTGAACAAAGATCATAATGAAATCATTGAGCTCGCTCAG GCTCAGGGTTTCGTGACTGTTGATGAGCTAGAGAGACGGCTGTCCTGGACTTCTGGCCGTGCCATCGATGCACTCGAAACTTTGTTAGAA GAAGGTTTTGCTATGATTGATGATGGACACAGAGACGGCAGACGAAGGTACTGGTTCCCTTGCGTATCATCCATCTCTTCGCTGGGAGGAAATGATGCCTAA
- the LOC115731262 gene encoding uncharacterized protein LOC115731262 isoform X2 codes for MASSPSSFPIALLLTFFAAASTIAPLSQSAKLPFHPEDALPLLPRQLSWPILNRLRGPVDLLPTFVGSASPSSNASLNWKGACFYESTASMEFHNKSESEFGGGTLHIKVSKAHSWTCMDLYVFATPYRVTWDYYFLSREHTLEFKAWEGKAEYEYVKSKGVSIFLMEAGMLGTLQALWDVFPLFTNTGWGENSNIAFLEKHMGASFEERPKPWVTNISTDNIHSGDFLAISKIRGRWGGFETLEKWVSGSYAGHSAVCLRDSEGKLWVGESGHENEQGEDIIALLPWDEWWEFELNKDNSDPHIALLPLHPDMRAKFNESAAWAYARSMEGQPYGYHNMIFSWIDTIDGNYPPPLDAHLVASVMTVWNQLRPSYAANLWNEALNMRLGTEVIEGNDMYLWYFSVCLMRCAR; via the exons ATggcttcttcaccttcttcgtTTCCGATTGCGCTATTGCTCACCTTCTTCGCCGCCGCTTCCACCATCGCGCCACTCTCTCAGTCCGCGAAATTGCCGTTTCACCCCGAGGACGCGCTTCCTCTGTTGCCGAGGCAGCTCTCATGGCCGATTCTCAACCGCCTTCGTGGCCCCGTGGATCTCTTGCCAACCTTCGTTGGCTCGGCCTCGCCTTCCTCCAATGCCAGCTTGAACTGGAAGGGCGCTTGCTTCTATGAATCCACGGCTTCGATGGAGTTCCACAACAAGAGCGAGAGCGAGTTCGGCGGAGGCACGCTTCACATCAAG GTCAGCAAGGCACACAGTTGGACTTGCATGGATCTTTATGTCTTTGCAACTCCATACCGTGTGACCTGGGATTACTATTTCTTGAGTCGGGAGCATACCCTTGAGTTTAAGGCTTGGGAAGGAAAAGCTGAATATGAATAC GTGAAAAGCAAGGGAGTGTCTATCTTCCTCATGGAAGCTGGGATGCTTGGAACACTTCAAGCTCTGTGGGATGTCTTCCCTTTGTTTACAAATACTGGTTGGGGTGAAAACTCTAACATCGCCTTTCTCGAGAAGCACATGGGTGCTTCATTTGAGGAACGCCCCAAACCCTGGGTGACAAACATAAGTACAGATAATATTCATTCTGGAGATTTCCTTGCAATATCAAAAATCCGTGGGCGGTGGGGTGGCTTTGAGACATTGGAGAAGTGGGTCAGCGGTTCTTATGCCGGTCATTCTGCAGTTTGCTTGAGGGACTCTGAAGGAAAGCTGTGGGTTGGAGAATCGGGGCATGAGAATGAACAG GGCGAAGATATTATCGCATTGTTACCTTGGGATGAATGGTGGGAGTTTGAGCTGAATAAGGATAACTCAGATCCCCATATTGCATTACTTCCCTTGCATCCTGACATGCGGGCCAAGTTCAATGAATCTGCTGCATGGGCATATGCTCGAAGTATGGAAGGACAACCGTATGGTTATCATAACATGATATTTAGTTGGATAGACACAATTGATGGGAACTATCCACCTCCCTTGGATGCTCATCTG GTTGCATCTGTTATGACAGTTTGGAATCAATTAAGGCCTTCTTATGCTGCCAACTTGTGGAATGAAGCCTTGAACATGCGACTTGGAACTGAG GTCATTGAAGGCAACGACATGTATCTCTGGTACTTCTCTGTATGCTTGATGAGATGTGCCAGATGA